A single Nicotiana tabacum cultivar K326 chromosome 5, ASM71507v2, whole genome shotgun sequence DNA region contains:
- the LOC107759151 gene encoding endoplasmic reticulum oxidoreductin-1: MAKPEIDKKKNTCRIQYAWFIGALIVVLFAVFVSTTKFRTFHPFSSTGKRCNCSQGAGKYSGVVEDCCCDYETVNHLNNEVLHPLLQEIVKTPFFRYFKVKLWCDCPFWPDDGMCHLRDCSVCECPENEFPEPFKAQSYRLSSSNLVCLEENPEAAVDRTIDSKAFKGWVEVDNPWTNDDETDNAEMTYVNLQLNPERYTGYSGPSARRIWDAIYIENCPKYPSGEICPEKKILYKLISGLHSSISIHIAADYLLDEASNTRGQNLTLMYDRVLQFPDRVNNLYFTFLFVLRAVTKAADYLDQASYDTGNLEDDLKTQSWMKQLVYNPKLQAACPLPFDEVGLWKGQSEPDLLQQIQTQFRNISALMDCIGCEKCRLWGKLQVLGLGTALKILFSVNGPEPLGETLHLQRNEVIALINLLNRLSESVMLVHDMGPSLENVMRTQISTPSDQPSMTGEHTNVQLS, from the exons ATGGCGAAGCCCGaaattgataagaagaagaataCTTGTAGAATTCAATACGCATGGTTTATTGGTGCTTTAATTGTTGTACTCTTCGCTGTTTTCGTCAGTACCACCAAATTCCGTACATTCCATCCCTTCAGTAGCACTGGCAAAAGATGCAACTGTTCtcag GGGGCAGGCAAGTATAGTGGGGTTGTGGAAGACTGTTGTTGTGACTACGAGACTGTGAATCATCTTAACAATGAAGTATTACATCCATTGCTCCAAGAAATTGTTAAAACACCATTTTTCAGATATTTCAAG GTTAAGTTGTGGTGTGATTGTCCATTCTGGCCAGATGATGGAATGTGCCATTTACGAGACTGCAGTGTTTGTGAATGCCCAGAAAATGAATTTCCTGAGCCATTTAAGGCGCAGAGTTATCGACTTTCTTCAAGTAATCTAGTCTGTCTAGAAGAAAACCCTGAGGCAGCTGTTGATCGTACAATAGACTCCAAAGCATTCAAAGGCTGGGTGGAAGTGGACAACCCATGGACGAATGATGATGAGACAGATAATG CTGAAATGACATATGTTAATCTCCAGTTGAACCCTGAACGCTACACTGGGTACAGTGGTCCATCTGCTAGAAGAATATGGGATGCTATCTATATAGAAAACTGCCCTAAAT ATCCATCTGGAGAGATTTGCCCAGAGAAAAAGATATTGTATAAATTAATATCTGGCCTCCACTCTTCAATTTCTATTCACATAGCTGCTGATTACTTGCTTGACGAAGCATCAAACACG CGGGGACAGAATCTTACATTGATGTATGACCGCGTCTTACAATTCCCAGACCGCGTCAACAACCTATACTTCACTTTCCTGTTTGTGCTCCGTGCTGTTACCAAA GCAGCAGACTACTTGGACCAGGCTTCATATGATACTGGAAATCTGGAGGACGACCTAAAAACACAATCTTGGATGAAGCAATTGGTTTACAATCCCAAACTGCAAGCTGCATGTCCTTTACCTTTTGATGAAGTGGGGTTATGGAAAGGTCAAAGCGAGCCTGATCTGTTGCAGCAAATTCAGACGCAGTTCAGAAACATCAG TGCATTGATGGACTGCATTGGATGTGAAAAATGTCGTCTTTGGGGAAAGCTTCAGGTTCTTGGTCTTGGTACTGCATTAAAGATCCTATTCTCCGTCAATGGTCCAGAACCTTTAGGTGAAACT CTGCATTTGCAACGGAATGAGGTTATAGCATTGATTAACTTACTGAATCGGCTTTCAGAATCTGTTATGCTTGTACATGATATGGGGCCTTCGCTCGAAAATGTTATGAGAACACAAATTTCTACACCTAGTGATCAACCGTCGATGACAGGGGAACATACTAATGTACAGTTATCATAG